In Salvelinus sp. IW2-2015 unplaced genomic scaffold, ASM291031v2 Un_scaffold3701, whole genome shotgun sequence, the following proteins share a genomic window:
- the LOC139025992 gene encoding uncharacterized protein, which yields MVGIRAPHPTEPLPTHRALPHLSSPSPTTEPLPTHRAPQSPSPIHRPFPHTAPPIHRAPPPPTEPLPAIEPLPTHRAPPHPQSPSPTHRAPAPIHRASPHTQSPPHPIELLSHTQSPSPIHRAPPPDTEPSPTDRAPPPDTAPLAQTQSFSPRHRALPQTQSPSPHTEPLPHTQRPPQTQSPPPTQSPSPRHRAPSPTQSPSATTFAPHTEPLPTHRAPPHTQSPCHSQLQR from the exons ATGGTTGGCATAAG AGCCCCccaccccacagagcccctccccacacacagagCCCTTCCCCACCTATCGAGCCCCTCCCCCACTACAGagcccctccccacacacagagCCCCTCAGAGCCCCTCTCCCATCCATCGACCCTTCCCCCACACAGCCCCTCCCATCCACAGAGCCCCTCCCCCACCCACAGAGCCCCTCCCAGCCATCGAGCCCCTCCCCACCCACAGAGCCCCTCCCCATCCACAGAGCCCCTCCCCCACCCACAGAGCCCCTGCCCCCATCCACAGagcctccccccacacacagagCCCTCCCCACCCCATCGAGctcctctcccacacacagagCCCCTCCCCCATCCACAGAGCCCCTCCCCCAGACACAGAGCCCTCCCCCACAGACAGAGCCCCTCCCCCAGACACAGCACCCCTCGCCCAGACACAGAGCTTCTCCCCCAGACACAGAGCCCTCCCCCAGACACAGagcccctccccacacacagagcccctcccccacacacagcgCCCCCCCCAGACACAGAGCCCTCCCCCGACACAGAGCCCCTCCCCCAGACACAGAGCCCCCTCACCAACACAGAGCCCCTCCGCCACCACATTCGCCCCACACACAGagcccctccccacacacagagcccctccccacacacagagcccctgccactcacaactacaaagatga